A stretch of the Acidimicrobiia bacterium genome encodes the following:
- a CDS encoding metalloregulator ArsR/SmtB family transcription factor produces MAPKAAATLGSRDCCASLLAAPLDEAQAGDLARAFAALADPVRLRLLSLIADAGEICACDLLQPLGKSQPTVSHHTRILADAGLITGEKQGRWVWWSIVPGRLEALRRALGPH; encoded by the coding sequence ATGGCGCCGAAGGCCGCCGCCACCCTCGGGTCCCGCGACTGCTGCGCGTCGCTGCTCGCGGCCCCGCTCGACGAGGCCCAGGCCGGCGACCTCGCCCGCGCCTTCGCCGCCCTCGCCGACCCGGTGCGGCTGCGGCTCCTGAGCCTCATCGCCGACGCCGGCGAGATCTGCGCCTGCGACCTGCTCCAGCCGCTCGGCAAGAGCCAGCCCACGGTGAGCCACCACACCCGGATCCTCGCCGACGCCGGCCTCATCACCGGCGAGAAGCAGGGCCGGTGGGTCTGGTGGTCGATCGTGCCCGGGCGCCTCGAGGCCCTGCGGCGGGCCCTGGGCCCGCACTGA
- a CDS encoding DEAD/DEAH box helicase, whose product MTTATTFEALGVSPDLVAALSEQAIDEPFPIQTLTIADALAGRDVCGKAKTGSGKTLAFGLPLIERVQPASPRCPTGLVLVPTRELANQVFQVLEPLAARRGHRVAAVYGGVGFEGQLAALRAGVTIVVGTPGRLIDVLERGELRLSAVQVLVLDEADRMLDMGFLPQVQKILYRLESEPQTMLFSATLDGAIRRLVDRYMRDPVFHEVASSEPTVDEMEHRFLLVHQMDKAKVTAAITRGAERTLVFTRTKRGADRLVSDLRREGVKAAPIHGDLRQAIRERALADFGAGKVPVLVATDVAARGLHIDGVDVVLHYDPPEDFKAYLHRSGRTARAGETGVAVTLLLWNQENEVRAVRRPLGITTPIVEVFSNDPRLADLRSLDAAEASVPA is encoded by the coding sequence ATGACCACCGCCACCACCTTCGAGGCGCTCGGCGTCTCGCCCGACCTCGTCGCGGCCCTGTCCGAGCAGGCCATCGACGAGCCCTTCCCCATCCAGACCCTCACCATCGCCGACGCCCTCGCCGGGCGTGACGTCTGCGGCAAGGCCAAGACCGGCTCCGGCAAGACCCTCGCCTTCGGGCTGCCCCTCATCGAGCGGGTGCAGCCGGCGAGCCCTCGGTGCCCGACCGGCTTGGTGCTCGTGCCCACCCGCGAGCTCGCGAACCAGGTGTTCCAGGTGCTCGAGCCCCTCGCGGCCCGGCGCGGGCACCGGGTCGCCGCCGTGTACGGCGGCGTCGGGTTCGAGGGCCAGCTCGCCGCCTTGCGCGCCGGCGTCACCATCGTCGTCGGCACCCCGGGCCGGCTCATCGACGTGCTCGAGCGCGGCGAGCTCCGGCTGAGCGCGGTGCAGGTCCTCGTCCTCGACGAGGCCGACCGCATGCTCGACATGGGGTTCCTGCCCCAGGTCCAGAAGATCCTCTACCGGCTCGAGTCGGAGCCGCAGACGATGCTGTTCTCGGCCACCCTCGACGGCGCCATCCGGCGCCTCGTCGACCGGTACATGCGAGACCCGGTGTTCCACGAGGTGGCGTCGAGCGAGCCCACCGTCGACGAGATGGAGCACCGCTTCCTCCTCGTCCACCAGATGGACAAGGCGAAGGTGACGGCGGCCATCACGCGCGGCGCCGAGCGCACCCTCGTGTTCACGCGCACGAAGCGGGGCGCCGACCGGCTGGTCTCCGACCTGCGGCGCGAGGGCGTGAAGGCGGCGCCCATCCACGGTGACCTCCGCCAGGCGATCCGCGAGCGGGCCCTCGCCGACTTCGGCGCCGGCAAGGTCCCGGTCCTCGTCGCCACCGACGTCGCCGCCCGGGGCCTCCACATCGACGGCGTCGACGTCGTGCTCCACTACGACCCCCCCGAGGACTTCAAGGCCTACCTGCACCGCTCCGGGCGCACCGCCCGCGCCGGCGAGACCGGGGTGGCGGTGACGCTGCTGCTCTGGAACCAGGAGAACGAGGTGCGCGCCGTGCGCCGCCCGCTCGGCATCACGACCCCGATCGTCGAGGTGTTCTCGAACGACCCCCGCCTCGCCGACCTGCGGTCCCTCGACGCGGCGGAGGCCAGCGTCCCGGCCTGA
- a CDS encoding pyridoxal phosphate-dependent aminotransferase, giving the protein MARISRKIGAITESATLAVDAKAKALRAAGEPVIGFGAGEPDFPTPPHIVDAAVAACADPRNHHYTPTAGLPELRAAVAAKTARDSGLVVEPSQVLVTNGTKQAVAEAFQVLLDPGDEVLLPAPYWTTYPEAIALADGTPVPLPTTETTGFRVSVDALEAALTPRTKALLFVSPSNPTGVVYPRHEVAAIGRWAVERGLWVVTDEIYEHLTFGEHRFSSMPEVVPELVDRCIVLNGVAKTYAMTGWRVGWMLAPPDVVAAATNLQSHTTSNVANVSQRAALAAVSGDLAATTAMRDAFERRGRTMYELLSAIPGVRCLPPEGAFYCFPSFVEQLGREIGGRTPTTSLELCELALDEARVALVPGEAFGAPGYARMSFALADEELVEGVERLTKLLR; this is encoded by the coding sequence GTGGCCCGCATCTCGCGCAAGATCGGCGCGATCACCGAATCCGCCACCCTGGCCGTCGACGCCAAGGCCAAGGCGCTGCGCGCGGCGGGCGAGCCCGTCATCGGCTTCGGCGCCGGCGAGCCCGACTTCCCGACGCCGCCCCACATCGTCGACGCCGCCGTCGCCGCCTGCGCCGACCCCCGCAACCACCACTACACGCCGACGGCCGGCTTGCCCGAGCTGCGGGCCGCCGTCGCGGCCAAGACCGCCCGCGACTCCGGCCTGGTCGTCGAGCCCAGCCAGGTGCTGGTCACGAACGGCACCAAGCAGGCGGTCGCGGAGGCGTTCCAGGTCCTGCTCGACCCCGGCGACGAGGTGCTGCTGCCGGCTCCCTACTGGACGACCTACCCCGAGGCCATCGCGCTCGCGGACGGCACCCCAGTCCCGCTCCCGACCACCGAGACAACCGGCTTCCGCGTGTCCGTGGACGCGCTCGAGGCGGCCCTGACGCCGCGGACGAAGGCGCTGCTGTTCGTCTCGCCGAGCAACCCCACCGGCGTCGTCTACCCGCGCCACGAGGTCGCCGCGATCGGACGCTGGGCCGTCGAGCGCGGCCTGTGGGTGGTGACGGACGAGATCTACGAGCACCTGACCTTCGGGGAGCACCGGTTCTCGTCGATGCCGGAGGTCGTGCCCGAGCTCGTCGACCGCTGCATCGTGCTGAACGGCGTGGCGAAGACCTACGCCATGACCGGCTGGCGGGTCGGCTGGATGCTCGCGCCGCCGGACGTGGTGGCGGCGGCGACGAACCTGCAGTCGCACACGACCTCGAACGTCGCCAACGTGTCCCAGCGGGCCGCCCTCGCCGCCGTGTCCGGCGACCTGGCGGCGACGACGGCGATGCGCGACGCGTTCGAGCGGCGCGGCCGCACCATGTACGAGCTGCTGTCGGCCATCCCCGGTGTCCGCTGCCTGCCGCCGGAGGGCGCCTTCTACTGCTTCCCGTCGTTCGTCGAGCAGCTCGGACGGGAGATCGGCGGCCGCACCCCGACGACGAGCCTCGAGCTGTGCGAGCTGGCCCTCGACGAGGCGCGGGTCGCGCTCGTGCCGGGGGAGGCGTTCGGAGCGCCGGGCTACGCCCGGATGTCGTTCGCGCTCGCCGACGAGGAGCTCGTCGAGGGCGTGGAGCGCCTCACGAAGCTGCTGCGCTGA
- a CDS encoding HhH-GPD-type base excision DNA repair protein produces the protein MAVPEIPVTGDLVADQLLAENPLALVLGMLLDQQVPMEWAFKGPSTLRDRLGGLDARAIAAMPPDDLEAVFRAKPALHRYPGSMAKRTHALCRFVVDEYGGDVGAIWRDAPSGAELLARVRALPGYGDEKSKIFVALLAKRLGVRPEGWEAAAAPFSDATPRSVADIDSPETLARVRDWKRSQKARGRGKAE, from the coding sequence ATGGCGGTTCCCGAGATCCCGGTGACCGGCGACCTGGTCGCCGACCAGCTGCTGGCGGAGAACCCGTTGGCGCTCGTCCTCGGCATGCTGCTCGACCAGCAGGTGCCGATGGAGTGGGCGTTCAAGGGCCCGTCGACGCTCCGCGACCGGCTCGGCGGGCTCGACGCCCGCGCCATCGCCGCGATGCCGCCCGACGACCTCGAGGCGGTGTTCCGGGCCAAGCCGGCGCTGCACCGCTACCCGGGCTCGATGGCCAAGCGCACCCACGCCTTGTGCCGGTTCGTCGTCGACGAGTACGGCGGCGACGTCGGCGCCATCTGGCGTGACGCGCCGAGCGGCGCCGAGCTGCTCGCCCGCGTGCGCGCGCTACCGGGCTACGGCGACGAGAAGTCGAAAATCTTCGTCGCGCTGCTCGCCAAGCGCCTCGGCGTGCGCCCCGAGGGCTGGGAGGCCGCGGCGGCGCCCTTCTCGGACGCCACGCCGCGCTCGGTGGCCGACATCGACTCGCCCGAGACCCTGGCCCGGGTCCGCGACTGGAAGCGGTCCCAGAAGGCCCGTGGCCGGGGGAAGGCCGAGTGA